A DNA window from Ignavibacteriales bacterium contains the following coding sequences:
- the prfB gene encoding peptide chain release factor 2: MIYEHSWKNNKNASTHFGGIFDLDKKEQELKEYQARTTTDGFWNDNVAAQKVIQEINGRKEWIDAWNALEVLCRDTASLIEMAEEAQETSYETEAKRDIEKLRIGIENLELKNMLSGPDDEKNAFLTIHSGAGGTEAQDWAEMLLRMYSRWCERHGLKIFLADMLEGEGAGIKSATIEIIGKYAYGYLKAEIGVHRLVRISPFDANARRHTSFSSVFVYPEIEDDVAIEINPSDLKIDTYRSGGKGGQNVNKVETAVRITHIPSGVIVACQEERSQFQNRERAMKMLKSRLYQIRREEEEARLSAIESTKKRIEWGSQIRSYTFQPYQLVKDHRTGTEKGDVQAVMDGAIDEFIKSYLLEFSTKS; the protein is encoded by the coding sequence TTGATTTACGAACACAGTTGGAAGAACAACAAAAACGCATCGACGCACTTCGGGGGTATCTTTGACCTCGATAAAAAGGAACAGGAATTAAAAGAATATCAGGCACGGACGACCACAGACGGATTTTGGAATGATAATGTCGCTGCACAGAAAGTCATCCAAGAAATCAATGGGAGGAAAGAATGGATTGATGCCTGGAACGCACTTGAAGTTCTGTGTCGAGACACGGCATCATTGATTGAGATGGCGGAGGAAGCTCAGGAAACGAGTTATGAGACGGAAGCAAAACGAGATATTGAAAAGCTTCGTATCGGTATAGAAAATCTCGAACTCAAAAATATGCTGAGTGGTCCGGATGACGAGAAAAATGCATTTTTGACAATTCACTCCGGAGCAGGCGGTACTGAAGCGCAAGATTGGGCGGAAATGCTTTTACGCATGTATTCCCGATGGTGCGAGCGTCACGGATTAAAAATATTCCTTGCCGATATGCTGGAAGGCGAGGGCGCAGGCATTAAAAGTGCAACGATTGAAATCATCGGTAAGTATGCGTATGGATATTTAAAGGCAGAGATTGGCGTGCACAGGCTTGTGCGCATTTCACCATTCGATGCAAATGCCCGCAGGCATACATCATTTTCCTCCGTGTTTGTCTATCCTGAAATTGAAGACGATGTGGCAATCGAAATTAATCCTTCGGATTTGAAAATTGATACATATCGCTCCGGCGGCAAGGGCGGTCAGAATGTCAACAAAGTCGAAACTGCAGTGCGTATCACCCATATTCCTTCCGGTGTTATTGTTGCATGCCAGGAGGAACGCTCGCAATTTCAGAATCGCGAACGCGCAATGAAAATGTTGAAATCCCGCCTCTATCAAATTCGCCGTGAAGAAGAAGAAGCGCGGCTAAGTGCAATTGAAAGCACCAAGAAGAGAATTGAATGGGGAAGCCAGATCCGTTCATATACATTTCAGCCCTATCAACTTGTCAAAGATCATCGAACGGGAACAGAAAAAGGAGATGTGCAAGCTGTCATGGATGGTGCAATTGATGAATTCATCAAGAGCTATCTTCTGGAATTTTCAACGAAGTCATAA